In one Arachis duranensis cultivar V14167 chromosome 9, aradu.V14167.gnm2.J7QH, whole genome shotgun sequence genomic region, the following are encoded:
- the LOC107467089 gene encoding LOW QUALITY PROTEIN: transcription factor MYB17 (The sequence of the model RefSeq protein was modified relative to this genomic sequence to represent the inferred CDS: substituted 1 base at 1 genomic stop codon), with translation MGKAPCCDKHGVKRGSWTPEEDEALVEHIKKHGEGSWRTLPKHAGLQRCGKSCRLRWINYLRPGIKRGPFTSEEETNIIQLHALLGNRWAAIASQLPGRTDNEIKNYWNTHLKKNLHHHSGGTTQPCLSPHAGIVKSESPSTRHMVQWESARVEAEARLSMESSLNNSWSPAKACPDYFLRLWNSEVGEXQISSCKPKLEYDTGGSDSGNYEYLDTSDSAFKQYLDMPDEDIEFLDHTDSFLNPPDDDEEEEDDRCD, from the exons ATGGGAAAAGCACCGTGTTGTGACAAACATGGAGTGAAGAGGGGATCTTGGACACCTGAAGAAGATGAGGCTTTAGTTGAGCATATCAAGAAGCATGGAGAAGGAAGTTGGCGCACTCTCCCCAAACATGCAG GACTACAGCGATGTGGAAAAAGTTGTAGGCTGAGGTGGATTAATTATCTACGACCTGGCATTAAGCGTGGCCCATTTACCTCTGAAGAAGAGACTAATATCATTCAACTTCATGCCTTGCTTGGCAACAG GTGGGCTGCTATAGCTTCTCAACTGCCAGGAAGAACAGACAATGAGATCAAGAACTATTGGAACACCCATCTAAAGAAAAATCTTCATCACCACTCCGGAGGGACTACACAACCTTGTCTCAGCCCTCATGCAGGGATTGTCAAGTCGGAATCTCCTTCGACTCGGCACATGGTACAATGGGAAAGTGCTAGAGTTGAGGCTGAGGCAAGGTTGTCAATGGAATCCTCATTGAACAATTCATGGTCACCAGCTAAAGCTTGCCCTGATTACTTTCTTAGATTATGGAATTCCGAGGTTGGAGAGTAACAAATAAGTAGCTGCAAACCAAAGCTTGAATATGACACAGGTGGATCAGATTCCGGCAACTATGAGTACCTTGATACTTCTGATTCCGCATTCAAACAATATCTGGATATGCCTGATGAAGATATAGAATTCTTGGACCACACTGACAGTTTCCTGAACcctcctgatgatgatgaggaggaggaggatgataGATGTGACTAA
- the LOC107466922 gene encoding low-temperature-induced 65 kDa protein, with protein MESEVVRSHQEQDENDEQQPPFNDAASQLEEQNSDPEKKSSVMNKVKARAKKIKDTVKKHGQRVLDHVHDNSSSEDQNSPVHHDINEPENQQVDRELVDESGDVKDAPPTYQQVKNYVKNAATESEQVENLGKSEANYGGTTNMGEEPQDKAGTVGVVSPTDENIATEEVKEGHSKDNLENISEAYTATQNYQTGTVGESEAVQSSPPTYDQVEDFVKSAEPEPEQVENLDKSVPSSGGTTPFVGEVPHHQPRVVGASPTTETNEDITTEPAKAFAEEEKFKGNLENPTSLGEELHPPGSRPEAYTIPPSYQTEDTDSIGKGPDDEIKIKEVEKSFEEKIKDDPKSVLVPKFLPDSAETQDSFDGNKDQSVQKPDPQLSSATKTEHPPDHENHERDLPELVQEKETQFASDTISSSTSSHRENPEATEQTFNSNISRDEMENPSKEKSYSDEISSATSAIAADRAVSAEDVAAVPKSDHGDDKVTTLEEGKREDSSNKSGKNIATSVTEKLAPVYGKVAGVGSAVKSKVSGTRSDDSVGVETENVDKGEDKRVNVKDYLAEKLKPGEEDKALSEVISEAFNKRKEDPKKACEGEDAIKKQGEEAKEKVKSETVAETEESNVSSPGKSVVGKIKGVVGSWFGGKSEENQSSSKGGEDLTLNKNSGEIQAEGEKRLEE; from the exons ATGGAGTCTGAAGTAGTTCGTAGTCATCAAGAACAAgatgagaatgatgaacaaCAACCACCCTTCAATGATGCTGCTTCACAACTCG AAGAACAAAATAGTGATCCTGAGAAGAAGTCATCGGTTATGAACAAGGTGAAGGCAAGGGCTAAGAAGATTAAGGATACAGTAAAGAAGCATGGTCAACGAGTCCTTGATCATGTTCATGACAATAGCAGTAGTGAAGATCAGAACAGTCCTGTTCATCATGACATCAATGAGCCTGAAAACCAACAAGTTGATAGAGAATTAG TTGATGAAAGTGGAGATGTTAAAGATGCTCCACCAACGTATCAGCAAGtcaaaaattatgttaaaaatgCTGCAACGGAATCTGAGCAAGTAGAAAATTTGGGCAAGTCAGAAGCCAATTATGGTGGCACAACAAATATGGGAGAAGAACCTCAGGACAAGGCAGGAACTGTAGGTGTTGTTTCTCCAACTGATGAAAACATAGCCACTGAGGAAGTAAAGGAAGGGCATTCTAAGGACAATTTGGAGAATATATCTGAGGCATACACTGCTACTCAAAATTATCAAACTGGAACAG TTGGTGAAAGTGAAGCTGTTCAAAGTTCTCCCCCAACATATGACCAAGTGGAAGATTTTGTTAAAAGTGCTGAACCAGAACCTGAGCAAGTTGAAAATCTGGACAAGTCAGTACCAAGTTCTGGAGGTACAACACCATTTGTGGGAGAAGTACCTCATCACCAGCCAAGAGTTGTTGGTGCTTCTCCAACTACAGAAACTAATGAAGACATAACCACTGAACCAGCTAAAGCATTTGCTGAGGAAGAGAAATTTAAGGGAAATTTGGAGAATCCAACAAGCTTGGGTGAAGAACTGCACCCGCCGGGAAGTAGGCCTGAGGCATACACTATTCCTCCCAGTTATCAAACAGAAGACACTGATTCAATAGGGAAAG GTCCTGATGATGaaataaagattaaagaagTGGAGAAATCTTTTGAGgagaagatcaaagatgatccaAAGTCTGTTCTAGTGCCAAAATTCCTGCCAGATTCTGCTGAAACTCAAGACTCTTTTGATGGAAACAAAGATCAATCTGTGCAAAAGCCAGACCCTCAACTCTCAAGTGCAACTAAAACCGAGCACCCTCCTGATCATGAAAACCATGAACGAGACTTGCCAGAGCTTGTGCAAGAGAAGGAAACTCAGTTTGCTTCAGATACTATATCCTCAAGTACCAGCAGCCACAGGGAAAATCCTGAAGCAACTGAACAAACTTTCAACAGCAACATATCCAGAGATGAAATGGAGAATCCATCAAAGGAAAAGAGTTACTCAGATGAGATATCATCTGCCACTTCTGCAATTGCTGCTGATAGGGCTGTCTCTGCTGAAGATGTTGCTGCTGTTCCTAAGAGTGATCATGGAGACGACAAGGTGACCACCCTTGAAGAGGGAAAACGTGAGGATTCTTCTAACAAGTCAGGAAAGAACATTGCTACCTCTGTGACAGAGAAACTTGCTCCAGTTTATGGGAAGGTTGCTGGTGTGGGAAGTGCAGTGAAGTCTAAAGTGTCCGGAACCAGATCAGATGACAGTGTTGGAGTTGAAACAGAAAATGTGGACAAAGGAGAAGACAAAAGGGTGAATGTGAAGGACTATTTGGCTGAGAAGCTAAAGCCTGGTGAAGAGGACAAGGCACTTTCTGAGGTGATTTCAGAAGCTTTTAACAAGCGTAAAGAAGATCCAAAGAAGGCTTGTGAGGGTGAGGATGCTATAAAGAAGCAAGGAGAAGAggcaaaggaaaaagtgaagTCAGAGACAGTGGCTGAAACTGAAGAGAGCAATGTGAGTAGTCCAGGAAAAAGTGTGGTTGGTAAGATTAAAGGTGTTGTTGGCTCTTGGTTTGGTGGCAAATCAGAGGAGAATCAATCATCATCAAAGG GAGGTGAAGATTTAACATTGAACAAGAATAGTGGTGAAATCCAGGCTGAAGGTGAAAAAAGACTGGAGGAGTAA
- the LOC107467090 gene encoding remorin, whose translation MTEEEQPNKVDEEKSVIPQLPPPDNKHDDESKALAIVEKTEEGAEEKPSEGSINRDAVLARVATEKRMSLIKAWEESEKSRTENKTQKKLSCVSSWEKSKIASTEAELKKIHQQLEKKKAEHAEKLRNKIAAIHREAEEKRAFTEAKKGEDILKAEETAAKYRATETAPKKIFGCF comes from the exons atgacaGAAGAGGAGCAACCCAATAAGGTGGACGAGGAGAAATCTGTAATTCCACAACTACCTCCTCCAGATAACAAGCATGATGATGAATCCAAAGCTCTTGCCATAGTTGAGA AGACTGAGGAAGGTGCTGAAGAGAAACCCTCTGAGGGATCTATCAACAGAG ATGCTGTGCTTGCAAGAGTTGCAACAGAGAAGAGGATGTCATTGATCAAAGCCTGGGAAGAAAGTGAGAAATCAAGAACAGAGAACAA AACTCAGAAGAAGCTTTCATGCGTTTCATCATGGGAGAAGAGTAAAATAGCTTCCACGGAGGCTGAACTGAAAAAGATTCAT CAACAACTGGAGAAGAAAAAGGCAGAACATGCAGAGAAATTGAGAAACAAAATAGCAGCAATTCACAGGGAAGCTGAAGAGAAGAGGGCATTCACTGAGGCCAAGAAAGGGGAAGATATCCTCAAGGCAGAGGAGACAGCTGCAAAGTATAGAGCAACTGAAACAGCTCCAAAGAAAATCTTTGGTTGTTTCTAA
- the LOC107466921 gene encoding uncharacterized protein LOC107466921, with translation MFKSWSKKNKIKAVFKLEFQATQVPKMKKSALMVSLVPDDVGKPTVKLEKTEVQDGACIWENPVFESVKLVRDAKSGKIHEKIYHFIVSTGSSKSGFLGEASIDFADFVAEAEPITVSLPLKFANSGVVLHVTIQNVEGYTAERIGEDNGAEELYNDTTLRHQLSFGSTEESYNVEENGNMAKTRSGYSEQNASNGISPGVASWEDPYSFRNTSLPSSKGTGEATENQVHKRSNTNWSLGSGSDGSLNSLEDSLPRFQGHSDNTTEKLKSEITSLKRQAEVSDLELQSLRKQIEKESTRGQNLSRQIISLREERDVFKLKYEKLQSQQSYNDESKASRALKSEIEDTRIQLEAVKEELVYEKETSANLQLQLHKTQSSNSELLLAVTDLEAMLEQKNKEMSDLSTNVKSQNSTSQRGHARELDFLRQKIADQNGEINMYCKQNEELNEHIKELTLEYDLLKKENVDITLRLKQDEVQHLKLQNEHSASLVTIQQLESQVERLEERIKMLEDEHSTSLVYIKELENEVKSLEKELKMQEEKFEDDMRAIQRAKAEQEERASQAEEALKKTRHNNAVASERFQEEYRLLSVEMAAKVEENEKMNDKAAAEADELRQKNRLIEEMLQKCNQELRLISDQHELKQQELLKQIDSKGKAMEHMSHELEVKSKQLEEAKRQRDEKEAAFSKQIQLLRSQIKTSLAEECTLSKSKLKKNTAEMVRIDAQTTNDEEMVLSTLLSEVEIFKVQHNETKQSLHKEQVEKEGMKKQISQLEGELKKKEAELSAMEKKIRNNKGRDYAAPLSSAKAQIKKSKPEIEKGTDAGSKSAKNQDSEVRMHELLNEVSALKEKNKTMESELKEMEDRYSEISLKFAEVEGERQQLVMAVRNLKNGKKN, from the exons ATGTTCAAGTCATGGAGCAAGAAGAACAAGATCAAAGCTGTGTTCAAACTCGAATTTCAGGCAACTCAg GTGCCAAAGATGAAGAAGTCTGCACTGATGGTATCTTTGGTTCCAGATGATGTTGGGAAACCAACTGTGAAACTGGAGAAAACTGAAGTTCAAGATGGGGCCTGCATATGGGAGAATCCAGTTTTTGAATCAGTTAAACTTGTTAGGGATGCTAAATCAGGAAAAATCCATGAGAAAATCTACCATTTCATTGTTTCCACT GGATCTTCAAAATCTGGCTTTCTTGGGGAAGCCTCAATCGATTTTGCTGATTTTGTAGCAGAAGCTGAGCCAATAACTGTCTCTCTACCCTTAAAATTCGCCAATTCCGGTGTAGTGTTACAT GTGACAATTCAGAATGTGGAAGGATATACTGCTGAAAG AATTGGAGAAGATAATGGAGCTGAAGAACTTTATAATGACACAACCTTGAGACACCAACTGAGCTTTGGCAGTACAGAAGAAAGTTATAATGTTGAAGAA AATGGGAACATGGCCAAGACCAGATCTGGATATTCTGAACAAAATGCATCTAACGGCATTAGTCCTGGGGTAGCTTCATGGGAGGATCCTTATAGTTTCAGAAATACATCACTGCCATCATCAAAAGGAACTGGTGAGGCCACCGAGAACCAAGTGCACAAGAGGTCTAACACAAACTGGTCTCTTGGTTCAGGATCAGATGGAAGTTTAAACAGCCTTGAAGATAGTCTTCCAAGATTCCAAGGACATTCGGATAACACCACTGAAAAGCTCAAAAGTGAAATCACTTCTCTAAAGCGGCAAGCTGAAGTATCAGACTTAGAGTTACAATCTCTTCGAAAGcagatagaaaaagaaagcacCCGGGGACAAAATCTGTCGAGACAAATTATCAGTCTCAGAGAGGAGAGAGATGTGTTCAAACTTAAGTATGAGAAGCTCCAGTCCCAGCAGAGTTACAATGATGAGAGCAAAGCCTCAAGAGCCTTGAAGTCTGAGATTGAAGATACTAGGATTCAGTTAGAGGCAGTTAAGGAAGAGCTTGTTTATGAGAAAGAAACGAGTGCCAATCTTCAGTTGCAACTGCACAAGACACAGAGCTCAAACTCGGAACTACTTTTGGCTGTGACAGACCTTGAAGCAATGCTGGAACAAAAGAATAAGGAAATGTCAGATCTTTCTACCAATGTGAAATCCCAAAATAGTACTAGTCAGCGTGGTCATGCTAGAGAATTAGATTTCTTGAGGCAGAAAATTGCAGACCAGAATGGCGAAATAAACATGTACTGCAAGCAAAATGAAGAGCTAAACGAGCATATAAAAGAGCTCACTTTGGAGTATGACCTTCTTAAGAAGGAAAATGTTGATATCACTTTGAGATTGAAGCAAGATGAAGTTCAGCACCTtaagttacaaaatgaacattCAGCTTCTTTGGTTACAATACAACAACTCGAATCACAAGTAGAAAGACTAGAAGAAAGGATAAAGATGCTGGAAGATGAACATTCAACATCATTGGTCTACATCAAGGAACTTGAAAATGAAGTTAAGTCTTTGGAGAAAGAACTGAAAATGCAGGAAGAGAAATTTGAAGATGATATGCGTGCTATCCAACGTGCGAAAGCTGAGCAGGAAGAACGAGCCAGCCAAGCCGAAGAGGCCTTGAAAAAGACAAGACACAATAATGCTGTTGCTTCAGAGCGGTTTCAGGAGGAATATAGATTGCTTTCTGTTGAAATGGCGGCCAAAGTTGAGGAGAATGAAAAGATGAATGACAAAGCAGCTGCTGAAGCTGATGAATTGCGGCAGAAGAATAGACTTATAGAAGAAATGCTCCAGAAATGCAACCAAGAGCTCAGGCTAATTTCAGATCAGCACGAATTGAAACAGCAAGAGCTATTGAAGCAGATAGATTCAAAAGGAAAAGCAATGGAACACATGTCACATGAATTAGAAGTTAAATCCAAACAACTTGAAGAAGCAAAAAGGCAAAGGGATGAAAAGGAGGCTGCATTTTCAAAGCAAATTCAGTTGCTTAGATCTCAGATTAAAACATCGTTGGCAGAGGAGTGCACATTGTCTAAATCCAAGCTAAAAAAGAACACAGCTGAGATGGTAAGGATAGATGCACAAACAACAAATGATGAGGAGATGGTGCTCAGCACCCTACTGTCAGAAGTGGAAATCTTTAAGGTGCAGCACAATGAAACAAAACAAAGTTTGCACAAAGAACAAGTGGAGAAAGAAGGTATGAAGAAACAGATATCTCAATTAGAAGGagagttgaagaagaaggaagcGGAGTTAAGTGCTATGGAGAAGAAGATCAGGAATAACAAAGGACGAGATTATGCCGCACCTCTTTCTTCTGCTAAGGCCCAGATTAAGAAATCAAAACCAGAAATTGAGAAG GGAACGGATGCGGGAAGCAAATCAGCTAAGAACCAAGATAGCGAGGTCCGAATGCATGAACTGTTGAATGAAGTATCAGCCCTTAAGGAAAAGAACAAGACCATGGAAAGCGAGCTGAAAGAAATGGAAGATAGATATTCAGAGATTAGTCTGAAATTTGCAGAGGTTGAGGGAGAAAGACAGCAGCTCGTTATGGCGGTACGCAATCTCAAGAATGGTAAGAAGAACTAG
- the LOC107467091 gene encoding 25.3 kDa vesicle transport protein: MVKITIVGRARDGLPLAQRVRYMNEENCYVSCYRQQAEFILQEISRGAFMASKFTIPVDHCSFNCLVENGVVFIVLCDSSYPRKLAFHYLQDLQKEFDKFNKTLIDNITRPYTFVKFDGIIANFSRQYIDTRTQANLSKLNANRKQDLDIITEDMSNILERRRNSETLERSQVTPQPASSIWCSPCLEVIALKWVPIMITVITSMTLLWAILVLTDDYIVTSW; encoded by the exons ATGGTTAAGATAACTATAGTTGGAAGGGCAAGGGATGGGTTACCCCTAGCACAAAGAGTGAGATATATGAATGAAGAGAATTGCTATGTTTCATGTTACAGGCAACAAGCTGAATTTATTCTCCAAGAAATTTCAAGAGGGGCTTTCATGGCTTCCAAGTTCACAATTCCAGTAGATCATTGCTCCTTCAA TTGCTTGGTGGAGAATGGAGTTGTTTTCATTGTGTTATGTGACTCTTCATACCCAAGAAAACTGGCTTTCCATTACCTACAAGATCTACAAAAGGAGTTTGACAAGTTTAATAAAACTCTCATAGACAATATCACAAGGCCATACACCTTTGTCAAATTCG ATGGTATAATTGCTAACTTTAGCAGACAATATATTGACACAAGAACTCAGGCCAACCTATCAAAACTTAATGCTAACAGGAAACAAGATTTAGATATTATTACTGAAGACATGTCCAACATCTTAGAAAGGAGGAGAAATTCAG AAACATTGGAAAGGTCACAAGTCACTCCTCAACCTGCATCTTCAATATGGTGTTCACCATGCTTAGAG GTAATTGCACTGAAATGGGTACCTATAATGATCACTGTTATCACTTCAATGACCCTTCTATGGGCTATTTTAGTCCTCACAGACGACTATATTGTTACGAGTTGGTGA
- the LOC107466891 gene encoding uncharacterized protein LOC107466891 has product MNSYHCSQLFCRYCKLSGHLITACPTRPLRPDLLNSSLVSLSNIAFLLQRLLSISGNTPVAFSTPLSNSKWYFDSSCFNHMSPLRNIFSSMSTTTNGPSVNIANGSLLHATHKGSISQSTLNFPDTYYISKLNFNLISVGQLVDLSFEVTFFVSGCRVQDPQTRQIIGSGRKVGRLFELENLHIPPVLNFRAASSPSTLHLWHQRLTHTSLGKLCPLVSQGVLSQVIKVFRRDNAMEYRDSKLLTFLAEQDTLSEFSYPDSLLLFLPHDYSKLEPRAHMCCFLGYGTEHKGYRCWDPLSKRIRISRHVVFWEYHMLSQFSSFESIPTTQSPLFTNPNVDLFPSDDSTDSISSDPLQPPVLSPSPSPDDSRPDNDFASTVMPPLPARSSRVRNPPPHLLDYHFFSTILHQHEPKSFREASSNPNWQQAMQEEMQELEKAHTWDLVDPPSDQEVVGSRWVYKIKTRSDGSIDRYKARLVAQDCTQEYGIDYEETFASVTRLTSVRALLAIVAVKKWSLSQMDVKNAFLNGNLKKKSI; this is encoded by the exons atgaacagctaCCATTGTTCACAACTGTTCTGCCGTTACTGCAAGCTCTCGGGACATTTAATTACTGCCTGTCCTACTCGCCCACTACGTCCTGATCTACTCAATTCGTCTCTTGTCTCTCTATCTAATATTGCATTTCTTCTTCAGCGTCTTCTCTCCATTTCTGGTAATACCCCTGTTGCTTTTTCGACCCCTCTAAGTAATTCTAAATGGTACTTTGACTCGAGTTGCTTTAATCACATGTCTCCGTTGCGTAATATTTTCTCGTCCATGTCTACCACTACAAATGGACCTTCTGTCAATATTGCAAATGGCTCCCTCTTGCACGCAACACACAAGGGTTCTATATCTCAATCAACTCTTAATTTTCCTGATACTTATTATATTTCCAAATTAAacttcaatcttatttctgttggtcaacttgttgatttgagttttgaAGTCACTTTTTTTGTTTCTGGTTGTCGTGTACAAGATCCTCAGACGAGACAAATCATCGGGAGTGGACGTAAGGTCGGAAGGTTGTTTGAACTCGAGAATCTTCATATTCCTCCTGTACTAAATTTCCGTGCTGCTTCTTCTCCCTCTACTCTTCACTTATGGCATCAACGTCTTACCCACACCTCCTTAGGAAAACTGTGTCCTCTTGTGTCTCAGGGTGTTTTGAGTCAG GTCATTAAGGTTTTCCGACGTGATAATGCTATGGAATACCGTGATTCCAAACTCTTAACCTTTCTTGCAGAACAGGATACTTTGTCTGAGTTTTCTTATCCTG ACTCCCTTCTTCTGTTCTTG ccTCATGATTATAGTAAACTTGAACCTCGGGCTCATATGTGTTGTTTCCTTGGTTATGGCACTGAACACAAGGGTTATCGTTGTTGGGATCCTCTCTCTAAACGTATTCGTATATCTCGTCATGTTGTCTTCTGGGAGTACCACATGCTTTCTCAGTTCTCATCCTTTGAGTCCATTCCTACTACTCAGTCACCTTTGTTTACTAACCCCAATGTTGATCTTTTTCCTAGTGATGATTCTACAGATTCTATCTCGAGTGACCCTCTACAGCCTCCTGTTCTTTCGCCTTCTCCATCTCCCGATGATTCCAGACCGGACAATGATTTTGCTTCTACCGTCATGCCTCCTCTTCCCGCTCGTTCTTCTAGGGTAAGGAATCcacctcctcatcttcttgatTACCATTTCTTTTCTACTATCCTTCATCAACATGAACCTAAGTCATTCAGAGAAGCCTCCTCAAACCCAAATTGGCAACAAGCAATGCAGGAAGAAATGCAGGAACTTGAAAAAGCACACACTTGGGATTTGGTTGATCCTCCTTCTGATCAGGAAGTTGTGGGCAGTAGATGGGTATACAAGATCAAGACTCGCTCTGATGGCTCTATTGACCGTTATAAGGCCCGCTTGGTTGCTCAAGATTGTACGCAAGAGTATGGTATTGATTATGAAGAGACTTTTGCTTCTGTCACTCGTCTTACGTCTGTTAGAGCTCTTCTTGCGATTGTCGCGGTTAAAAAATGGTCTCTCAGTCAGATGGATGTGAAGAATGCATTTCTTAATgggaatttgaaaaaaaagtctATATGA
- the LOC107467001 gene encoding transcription factor LAF1, translating into MGLQPLEKAKPKYKKGLWSPEEDNKLKNHIVKHGHGCWSSVPIKAGLQRNGKSCRLRWINYLRPGLKRGLFSKQEEETILTLHQILGNKWSQIAQNLPGRTDNEIKNYWHSYLKKRVMSNAKEMESHEQVQYATSSSETMDSSSHAVQNLATQGTQNTYSFTNEACQSSPIPKLLFAEWLTLDHVQCGGNSANSYDESLALKDGFDSQISSFQESATVHDAMSQGPFGGDYRNNSLARLAHSSAEEMFNSQLKFGTTMVENGFIQCIPGVDFSANFNMSNDTMYIYDNSIISTAAQNGM; encoded by the exons ATGGGGTTGCAGCCACTGGAAAAAGCAAAACCAAAATACAAGAAGGGTTTATGGTCACCAGAAGAGGACAATAAGCTCAAAAACCACATTGTAAAGCATGGTCATGGCTGCTGGAGTTCTGTTCCTATTAAGGCAG GTTTACAAAGGAATGGAAAAAGTTGCAGACTGAGGTGGATTAACTATCTAAGGCCAGGATTGAAGAGGGGCTTGTTCAGCAAACAAGAGGAGGAGACAATCCTCACCCTTCACCAGATTCTAGGCAACAA GTGGTCTCAGATAGCACAAAATTTGCCGGGAAGAACTGACAATGAGATAAAGAACTATTGGCattcatatttgaaaaagagagtGATGTCCAATGCTAAGGAAATGGAATCTCATGAACAAGTTCAGTATGCTACCTCAAGCTCAGAAACCATGGATTCTTCTTCACATGCTGTCCAGAATCTTGCAACACAAGGCACACAAAATACCTACAGCTTCACCAATGAGGCTTGTCAAAGCTCCCCCATACCAAAACTTCTATTTGCTGAGTGGCTTACACTTGATCATGTGCAATGTGGTGGCAACTCTGCTAATTCATATGATGAATCTTTGGCTTTGAAGGATGGATTTGACAGTCAAATTTCGTCTTTTCAAGAATCTGCTACAGTACATGATGCTATGTCACAAGGACCCTTTGGAGGAGATTATCGTAATAATAGTCTAGCTCGTCTAGCTCATAGTTCAGCCGAAGAGATGTTCAATTCACAGCTAAAGTTTGGAACAACAATGGTAGAAAATGGATTCATCCAATGTATACCTGGGGTTGATTTTAGTGCCAATTTCAACATGAGCAATGATACGATGTATATCTATGATAATAGCATTATTTCCACGGCAGCTCAAAATGGAATGTAA
- the LOC107466928 gene encoding transmembrane ascorbate ferrireductase 1: MALGITAVPFTYVVHVLGLVAIILVLVWNIHFRGGLAWDADNKNLIFNLHPVLMILGLIFLGGEAIISYKSLPLKKEVKKVIHLTLHAIALALGIFGICAAFKNHNESGIANLYSLHSWLGIAVISLYGIQWLYGFVIFFFPGGTPAIRRESLPWHVLFGLFVYVLAIGTASLGFLEKLTFLENSGLAKYGSEALLVNFTAVITILFGAFVVLSALSDAPPAEDDYAPI; encoded by the exons ATGGCGTTGGGCATAACCGCCGTTCCCTTCACATACGTGGTTCACGTCCTTGGTCTGGTTGCCATCATCTTGGTCCTCGTCTGGAACATTCACTTCAGGGGTGGCTTGGCCTGGGACGCCGATAACAAGAACCTCATCTTCAAt CTCCATCCTGTTCTTATGATACTTGGCTTGATATTTCTTGGTGGTGAAG CTATCATAAGTTACAAATCTCTTCCTTTGAAGAAGGAAGTGAAGAAAGTGATACACCTTACTCTCCATGCAATTGCATTAGCACTTGGAATATTTGGAATCTGTGCTGCTTTCAAGAATCATAATGAAAGTGGGATTGCCAATCTCTACAGCTTGCATTCATGGCTTGGAATTGCGGTTATTTCCCTCTATGGCATTCAG TGGCTATATGGGTTTGTGATCTTCTTCTTCCCTGGTGGAACTCCGGCCATTAGACGCGAATCACTACCTTGGCATGTTCTATTTGGACTATTCGTGTATGTATTGGCTATTGGCACTGCTTCTCTTGGGTTTTTGGAGAAACTCACTTTCTTGGAGAACTCAGGATTGGCAAAATATGGCTCTGAGGCATTACTTGTCAACTTCACTGCTGTGATCACAATCTTATTTGGTGCTTTTGTTGTATTATCTGCTTTATCTGATGCTCCACCTGCAGAAGATGACTATGCACCCATTTAG